The following proteins are co-located in the Xiphophorus maculatus strain JP 163 A chromosome 8, X_maculatus-5.0-male, whole genome shotgun sequence genome:
- the nudcd3 gene encoding nudC domain-containing protein 3 encodes MASPLEMTEMYDNALLGILQHVGNIQDFLQIYFGFLYRKTDFYRLLSGPNDRMGFPPGAAEKMVLKTFGLFEKLAEHDRERGLSEQRQREASSRAPPAAQEVEVSSELCQATEEKSGAEPPRTESASSDAGQVSAPAASEDSGRSQAASSGPGGEEGQAAANRTAAAAAAAAEGDRPQNEFQSDPDSYNGAVRENYSWSQDYTDVEVRVFVPKTVVKGRQVSVSLHSGGLRVSVKDGAEERTLMEGEFTHKINTEETLWSLEPGKCVLLSLNKTSEVWWNAVLKGEKEIDINQINRERSMATVDEEEHAVLDRLTFDYHQKQQGKPQSHEMKVHEMLKKGWDAEGSPFRGQEFDPSMFDIPPSAVQF; translated from the exons ATGGCGTCGCCGCTGGAGATGACAGAGATGTACGACAACGCTCTGCTGGGGATCCTCCAGCACGTTGGGAACATCCAGGACTTTCTGCAGATCTACTTTGGCTTTTTGTACCGAAAGACGGACTTTTACCGGCTGCTGTCTGGTCCTAACGACAGGATGGGCTTCCCCCCAGGAGCAGCGGAGAAGATGGTGCTCAAG ACATTTGGGTTGTTTGAGAAGCTGGCCGAACACGACAGAGAGCGAGGGCTGAGCGAGCAGCGACAGAGGGAGGCGAGCTCGCGTGCTCCCCCTGCTGCCCAGGAGGTGGAGGTGTCCTCTGAGCTCTGCCAGGCCACCGAGGAGAAGAGCGGCGCGGAGCCGCCGCGGACTGAGAGCGCTTCCTCTGACGCGGGCCAAGTTTCCGCCCCTGCAGCCTCTGAAGATTCTGGGAGATCGCAAGCCGCTAGCAGCGGACCAGGAGGTGAGGAAGGACAGGCAGCGGCTAAccgcacagcagcagcagcagcagcagcagcagaaggagaCAG acCTCAGAATGAGTTCCAGTCCGACCCGGACAGTTACAACGGAGCCGTGCGGGAAAACTACAGCTGGTCCCAGGACTACACCGACGTGGAGGTCCGCGTGTTCGTCCCCAAGACAGTGGTGAAGGGCAGACAG GTCAGCGTTAGCCTGCACAGCGGCGGCCTGCGAGTGAGCGTGAAGGACGGAGCGGAGGAGAGAACGCTGATGGAGGGAGAGTTCACGCACAAGATCAACACCGAAGAGACTCTGTGGAGTTTGGAGCCTGGGAAGTGCGTGCTG CTTTCTCTCAACAAGACGTCCGAGGTCTGGTGGAACGCGGTGCTGAAAGGCGAAAAGGAGATCGACATCAACCAGATCAACCGCGAGCGCTCCATGGCAACGGTCGACGAGGAAGAGCACGCCGTTCTGGACAGGCTGACGTTCGACTATCACCAGAAGCAGCAGGGGAAACCGCAGAGTCACGAAATG
- the mrps24 gene encoding 28S ribosomal protein S24, mitochondrial — translation MAASFSFTGSARLLTALARSSALHNSFESRSFHATAVCCKNRAARIRIGKGDKPLTYEQALHPHQIAHRKGWLSQHASNLKGEQGAAERTVEDVFIRKFMFGTFHGCLANEVVIKRRGNVLVVCALMLQKMPPQKFYFFIGYSESLLSHFYKCPVKLEIQTLQEKAVYKYV, via the exons ATGGCGGCGTCCTTCAGTTTCACAGGGAGCGCGAGGCTGCTG ACTGCTTTGGCCCGATCTAGTGCGCTGCACAATTCCTTCGAAAGCAGGAGCTTCCATGCCACAGCGGTGTGCTGCAAG AACCGAGCGGCTCGGATCCGAATTGGCAAAGGAGACAAGCCGCTGACGTACGAGCAAGCGCTTCATCCTCATCAGATCGCTCACCGCAAAGGATGGCTGTCTCAGCACGCCA GTAACCTGAAGGGAGAGCAGGGTGCGGCGGAGCGGACCGTGGAGGACGTCTTCATCCGGAAGTTCATGTTCGGGACCTTCCACGGTTGCCTGGCCAACGAGGTGGTGATCAAGCGCCGCGGAAACGTGCTCGTCGTGTGCGCGCTGATGCTCCAGAAGATGCCGCCTCagaagttttactttttcatcgGATATTCCGAGTCGCTGCTGTCCCACTTCTATAAATGTCCGGTGAAGTTAGAGATTCAGACGCTGCAGGAAAAAGCCGTGTACAAGTACGTCTGA
- the polm gene encoding DNA-directed DNA/RNA polymerase mu: MVPLKRRKVANSGSLNAGTHNSAATQPTKFPQVVLFLLERKMGASRRAFLSQLGRRKGFQVEELFSENVTHVICESNTAQEARMWLEAQGAGQAGRHLLDVSWYTESMRDGHPVEILDRHKLQEFAVNDSEVTPFSVPSYACQRRSTLKNHNAVLTDSLSLLAENAELSDEDGRGVAFRRAAAVLKALPSAVTKMSQLKGLPCLGEHSLRVIKDILENGASSEVESTKESERFKALKVLTGIFGVGSKTADRWIREGIHNLQQLRDSGQTLNRAQQAGLEHYDDIKQPVSLAEAEAIRGIVGRAVASVSPEAQIVLTGGFRRGKLTGHDVDFLITHPEEGSEVGLMPKLVSWLESQGLLLYQKTTRNSYLEGSEGPGRPPSNIDRFERCLSIFKLSAGQTGRGVQSEETAASPSAAERRWRAVRVDLVVSPISQFAFALLGWTGSKLFERELRRWAGHEKGMSLSSHALYDNKQGRYIRASSEEEIFAHLGLEFIPPTERNA, encoded by the exons ATGGTGCCTTTAAAGCGGAGGAAAGTCGCCAACTCGGGCAGTCTGAACGCTGGGACACACAACAGCGCAGCAACACAACCAACTAAGTTCCCTCAGGTTGTTTTATTCTTGTTGGAAAGGAAAATGGGAGCCAGTCGAAGAGCGTTTCTCTCTCAACTCGGACGGAGGAAAGGATTTCAGGTGGAGGAACTGTTCAG TGAAAACGTGACGCACGTCATCTGTGAGAGCAACACCGCTCAGGAGGCCCGGATGTGGCTGGAGGCGCAGGGAGCAGGGCAGGCAgggcgccacctgctggacgTGAGCTGGTACACAGAGAGCATGCGTGACGGACACCCAGTGGAGATACTGGACAGACATAAACTACAG GAGTTTGCAGTGAACGACTCTGAGGTTACTCCCTTCTCCGTTCCCAGCTACGCCTGTCAGAGGAGGAGCACCCTGAAAAACCACAACGCTGTCTTGACC GACTCTCTGTCACTCCTGGCTGAAAACGCAGAGCTGAGCGACGAGGACGGCCGAGGCGTGGCGTTCCGCAGGGCGGCCGCCGTGTTGAAGGCTCTTCCCTCAGCTGTCACTAAGATGTCCCAACTCAAAGGCCTGCCCTGCCTGGGGGAACACTCACTCAGAGTCATCAAA GACATTTTGGAGAACGGAGCATCAAGTGAAGTTGAATCCACTAAGGAGTCTGAGCGATTTAAAGCATTAAAG GTGTTGACGGGTATTTTTGGAGTCGGGTCAAAGACAGCGGACCGATGGATCCGAGAGGGGATCCACAACCTGCAGCAACTGAGAGATTCAGGGCAAACGCTCAACCGTGCTCAACAAGCAG GTCTGGAGCACTACGACGACATCAAGCAGCCGGTCAGCCTGGCGGAGGCTGAAGCCATCAGGGGGATTGTGGGAAGAGCCGTCGCCTCCGTCTCACCAGAGGCTCAGATTGTTCTCACAGGAGGATTCAGAAG GGGGAAGCTAACGGGTCACGATGTTGACTTCCTGATTACTCACCCCGAGGAGGGCAGTGAGGTGGGACTGATGCCCAAACTGGTGTCCTGGCTGGAGTCACAG GGTCTGCTGTTGTACCAGAAGACCACCAGGAACTCCTACTTGGAGGGCAGCGAGGGTCCAGGCCGGCCCCCCTCCAACATCGATCGCTTCGAGAGATGCTTGTCCATCTTCAAGCTGTCGGCAGGACAAACGGGACGCGGTGTCCAGTCAGAGGAAACCGCAGCGTCTCCATCGGCCGCAGAGAGACGGTGGAGAGCGGTCAGAGTGGACCTGGTGGTCTCCCCCATCAGCCAGTTTGCTTTCGCTCTGCTGGGCTGGACCGGATCCAAG CTGTTTGAGAGGGAGCTGCGGCGGTGGGCGGGGCACGAGAAGGGCATGTCTCTGAGCAGCCACGCCCTGTACGACAACAAACAG GGTCGATATATAAGAGCTTCTTCAGAGGAGGAGATATTTGCTCACCTTGGTCTGGAGTTCATTCCTCCAACGGAAAGAAACGCCTGA
- the LOC102224851 gene encoding N-acetylglucosamine-6-sulfatase-like — MSGGRGGGAAAPRRRSGGRAAAAALTLLTALLTCCVRCAEGVKPSNIVLVLVDDQDIVLGGMTPMKKTKELIGEAGATFVNAFTVTPLCCPSRSGILSGRYPHNHEVRNNSLSGNCSSAQWQKGPEAEAFPVYLGKQKYQTFFGGKYLNQYGTKAAGDVDHIPPGWDQWNALVGNSQYYNYTLSVNGKAEQHGDSYEKDYLTDLILNRSLSFLDDRSPQHPFFVMLAPPAPHSPWTAAPQYQKEFNNVQAPRDGSFDKPGKDKHWLLRQPANPMPNSSLTFLDNAYRRRWQALLSVDDMVEKLVKKLDSINELNNTYIFYTSDNGYHTGQFSLPIDKRQLYEFDIRTPLLVRGPGIKPNQTIKAPVLNIDLASTFLDISGVNLSTVNVDGQSFLAQMAPSLRNGTVRPFFLIEYTGEGNPTKDPTCPKLGPGVSQCFPDCVCEDAFNNTYACVRTLDGKQDLQYCEFADSESFVEMYNMTSDPHQLENIVKKVDPSILQDMNQRLIKLQSCMGDSCRNIK; from the exons ATGAGCGGAGGCAGGGGCGGCGGAGCTGCGGCACCCCGGCGGCGGAGCGGAGGACGCGCCGCAGCCGCAGCCCTGACGCTGCTGACGGCGTTGCTCACCTGCTGCGTCAGGTGCGCGGAGGGCGTCAAACCGAGCAACATCGTCCTCGTGCTGGTGGACGACCAGGACATTGTGCTGGGGGGGATG ACGCCTATGAAGAAAACGAAAGAGCTAATAGGAGAAGCAGGAGCAACTTTTGTGAACGCT TTCACGGTCACGCCGCTGTGCTGCCCCAGCAGGAGCGGCATCCTGTCGGGTCGGTACCCCCACAACCACGAGGTGCGGAACAACTCCCTGTCCGGGAACTGCTCCAGCGCTCAGTGGCAGAAAGGACCCGAAGCCGAGGCGTTCCCCGTCTACCTCGGCAAGCAGAAGTACCAGACGTTCTTCGGCGGGAAATACCTGAACCAG TACGGCACCAAAGCCGCCGGAGACGTCGACCATATTCCCCCTGGCTGGGACCAGTGGAACGCCTTG GTGGGGAACTCCCAGTACTACAACTACACTCTGTCTGTGAACGGCAAAGCGGAGCAGCACGGGGACAGCTATGAGAAGGACTACCTGACCGACCTCATC CTGAACCGTTCGCTCAGCTTCCTGGATGACAGAAGCCCCCAGCATCCCTTTTTCGTCATGCTGGCGCCCCCGGCGCCTCACTCCCCGTGGACGGCGGCGCCGCAGTACCAGAAGGAGTTCAACAACGTGCAAGCCCCCCGAGACGGCAGCTTCGACAAACCGGGGAAG GACAAACACTGGCTGCTGCGTCAGCCTGCCAACCCCATGCCAAACAGCTCCCTCACATTCTTGGATAACGCCTACAGGAGGAG GTGGCAGGCGCTGCTGTCTGTGGACGACATGGTGGAGAAGCTGGTGAAGAAACTGGACAGCATAAACGAGCTGAACAACACCTACATCTTCTACACCTCAGATAACGGCTACCACACAG GTCAGTTCTCTCTGCCCATCGATAAGAGGCAGCTGTATGAGTTTGACATCAGGACGCCGCTGCTGGTCCGTGGCCCTGGCATCAAACCAAACCAGACGATAAAG GCTCCGGTGCTGAACATCGACCTCGCCTCCACCTTCCTTGACATCTCTGGCGTCAACCTGTCCACCGTCAACGTGGACGGACAGTCTTTTCTCGCTCAGATG GCCCCGTCGCTGCGGAACGGCACGGTGCGACCGTTCTTCCTCATTGAATACACCGGAGAGGGAAACCCAACCAAGGACCCGACCTGCCCGAAGCTTGGCCCCGGAGTGTCT CAATGCTTCCCAGACTGCGTGTGTGAGGACGCCTTCAACAACACGTACGCCTGTGTGCGGACGCTCGACGGCAAGCAGGACCTGCAGTACTGCGAGTTCGCGGACAGCGAG TCTTTTGTAGAAATGTACAACATGACCTCAGACCCACACCAGCTGGAGAACATCGTGAAGAAGGTGGATCCGTCGATCCTGCAGGACATGAACCAGCGGCTCATAAAGCTGCAGTCCTGCATGGGGGACAGCTGCCGTAACATCAAGTAG